The Infirmifilum lucidum DNA segment TCCGGTTCTACGCGCAGACACGACGTTTTCGCCTAGACCTATTGTCCTAGCAACCTCCCGTGCAGCAGCCTCATTATTGCCAGTAAGCATTACCGGCCTAACTCCAAGCCCCTTCATCTCCTGTATCATCTCCTTCGCTTCTGGTCGTGGTGGGTCAATCAAGTGGATAAAGCCTATTAGTCTCAGGCTTTTTTCACGCTCTTCGCCTACAGCTACGGCCAGCGTCCTGAAACCCCTCTTCGACACATCTGCGAGTTTTTCCTCGAAGAACCCCTCCTCGTCTCTACTCCCGCTACACAGCTGGAAAACTGTGCGAGGCTCTCCCAGGGCAATCCTCAGCACTCTCCCATCTTCCTCTACGAAAGCCTCGCTCCTCTTCAAGGAGGGGTCGAACGGGATAAAGCGCAAAAGCCTAAGCCCGCTCTTGTCTACTCCAATCTTCTTCGAGTACTCGATAATCGCTAGGTTTAGGGGGTCTAGCGACTCCTCACGGGTAGTGTACAGTGCGTACTCGACAACTTTACTCTCATCGACACCCAGGGCGTCCACGCGGGCAACCTGGAGCCTATTCAGAGTTATCGTCCCCGTCTTGTCGAAGCAGGCCGTGTCGATTGAAGCAAGATTCTCGGAGGCACTAAGCCTCGTCACTAAAGCCCCGCGCCTCGAGAGCTCGAGAGCGCCGTAGGCCTGGAGTATCGTGAGAACGGCCGGCAAAGCGACTGGAACGGACGACATGAGGAACACGACTCCCAGGCTGGCTAGCTCAACAACGCCCCACCCCTCGTATGCGCCTAGCACAAGTGACACAGCTAGGCTTGCAACACCGAGAAGAACCATGTACCGGGTCACTGCAAGGACAGTCTCTTCCTGTAGAGACCTAGACTTAGCGGCCTTCACGAGCTCTACTGTCTTGCCGAAGTAGGTTCTGCTACCCGTGTTTACAACGACGCACTTGGCTTCTCCACGCTTGACTATTGATCCCGAGAAAAGGATATCTCCGCTCTTTTTCTCAACAGGGAGGCTCTCACCTGTAAGAGCCTACTGATCAACGAGGACATTACCGTCTATAACTTTGGCGTCTGCTGGGACGATACTGCCTAGTCTCAAGAAAACTATGTCCCCCGGTACGAGCTCTCTAGCATCTCTCTCAACCCACTCCCCCTCGGAGGACACTCACCCTGATGCTTAGCCTCTTCTTCAACGCCTCAACAGCCTTCTTGCTAGACCGGGCGTGTAAGTGCCCGAGAGAGGCATTAAGCACGAGCAAGCCTACCATGATAATGGCTTCGATGTATCTACCAGTTACGTACGACAGGATGGCCGTGACCTCCATGAGCCAAGGAAGCGGCCCCCAATACCTCTTCAGATACTCTACTAGGGGGTTCTCCTTCTTCTCTACTACCTCGTTGGGGCCCACCTCTGCCAGCCTCCTCGCGACTTCCTCCTCGCTTAAGCCACTAGGAGAACTCCTAAGAATATTGAGGGCCTCCTCTATGGATAGGCTCTCGAAGTCCAACGTCCGGTAAGCTGGAGCTGAACTATCCATATTAAGTGACATAGAGTTAATGTTCAGAAAAAGTTTCTTTAATAAACTTTTTCTCCTTTTACGGCTTTCCTCTGGCTCTCCTAGCTTTGCAGGCGAACCTGGCCTCGGCGATCAGCTCTCTCAGCTCTTGTGACGTCTGAAGAACTTTAGCCTTGTCTTTGGCCTTTACGGCGTCCAGTAGGGTGTTCGCGGCGGAGACTAGCTTGTCTGCGAGTGTTGCGTTGCAGGGCCTTATGATGACTGCTAGTTGTCTGGCTGTCTGGGCGAGGTTCTCGACGCGTTTCGCTTCCGCTAGGAAAGCAATGTGCTCGTGGTACTCAAACATCGTGGCTCTAAGCTTAGCAAGAGCCTCCAGGGCTCTCCCAGAGTTTACCAGAGACTCTATCTCTGCAATTCTCTCGTCGGCCCACGCCTTAAACTCACTAGCTACTTGTGGGTTAATCTCCTTCAGCTTCTCGTAGGTGCGGTTAAAGATGGCCTTGAGCCGTTCAAGCTCGCTGGAGACGTGCCTAGCCCTCAACTGTAGGGCTAGTGAGAACACGAGCCTCTCGGCTTCCTTGACTTTAGCCCAGGCCTGCCTAACCAGCTCTACGGCAGAGGCAGTATCGTTGGCCTTAAGTTTCTCGGAGGCCTGGTTCAGGAGGCTTGAAGCCTGGCTTAGAAGGGAGAGCACTTGAGACGCGTCCACCCCCTTCTCCTGCATCCTCTCTGCAAGCCTCTGAATAGCTCTGACCTGGTTGCTCAGCGCCCGTATCTCGGCCTCAACGCTCCTAGCAACAAACTTCTTCCTAGCCTCCAGGATCTCTGGTACAAGCTGCCTAGCAATAGATACCAGCTCGACTCTAGCCTCACGTAAGAGTGCAAGGCTCTCGTTGTATTTTTCACTGCTAGCAAGAGCCGATGCGTTCTCTAGTAGTGCCTTTACGAGGCCTAACTGCTCCAGGAGTTCCTGTTGCTTTGTAGCATTACTGACTCTATTCTTTACGAATGTCTCGAGCCTTGCCGTCTCGTTCTGCAGAACGGATATTAGCCTCTGGATCTTCTCAGCCTGGGGGCTCTGGGCTTGTGCCTGGACGAGCGCTAGCGGGTATGCTAGTATCAGCACCAGGAGGGCTGTTGCGACTACTGCTTTTTCCACCCCCTTCACCACTCATGACAGTGCCTTCTCATTAGATAAGGATTGTAGCGGTTTTAAGTGAAACTATAGTTTTTAGTGAAAAATCAAAATAAAATAGCCGAAAATATTAGGAAAAGAAGAAAAACAGCCTAAGCCTGTCATTTCTTGTGTGCGTAGACCTCCTACTCACCCGGAGGAGTATAAGAGCATTCCAGGATCGCGAAGTCCCGGACGAGCTAGTAGTTAAGGCGGTCGACATTGCGAGGCACGCGCCCAGCGCCAGGAACAGACAGCCGTGGCGCGTGATAGCCGTGAGAAACCGGGCTACTCTCAGAGAACTCTCGCAGGTAGCACCTGGGGCTAAGCCCTTAGAATCCGCGCCCCTAGCTCTAGCAGTAGTCGTAAAGCCGGAGCTGAGCCCAGTTTCATTTATGCTCGACGGAGCCATCTTTACGACGTACCTCTGGCTAGCCCTGCACTCCCTCGGCCTTGGAGCAGTCTGGATACAGACTCTAAGACAGCCGAGGTACGCCGAGATACTGGGGATACCCCCAGGAGAGGTTCTAATAGCCATCCTAGCCGCAGGGTATCCCGCCGAGTCACCGCCGCCACGCCCCAGGAAAAGCGTAGAAGAGTTATTAACGTGGATGTAGGGCTATGGAGGCAAGTAGAGTACTGCCCCAGTCTTTCTACGCTAGGAGGCCCGACGTTGTAGCCGCCGAGCTCTTGGGTAAGTTGCTCGTCAGGGTCATAGACAGCAACAGGATAGCAGGAGTCATAGTCGAGACAGAAGCCTACTTCGGCCCCGAGGATCCGGCTAGTAGGGCAAGGCACAGGAAGGGGGATCTAGCGGAGACTATGCGGGGGCCTGTAGGCTACACGCTCATCTACGGCGTCCACAGGCAGTGGCTGCTGAACATTGTAGCCCACGAAGAGGGGGAGTACGGTGCGGTTCTGATACGCTCGATAAAAGTAAGCGATACGGTGGTGGAGGGGCCTGGGCGTCTGACGCGGTACTTATTAGTCGACAAGAAGCTTCACAAGAAGCCAGTATACGACCCCTCAAGTGGACTGTGCATCCTAGACTTTAGAACTGCTGGCCCGGATTGTATAGAGAGGAGGAAGAGAGTAGGGGTTAGGAGAGACTTAGATGTTCCGCTGAATTTCTCTATAAGGAGTGAGTGTTACCCTGTCTTCTCTACTCATTTCCCCTAGCGCTTCTCGCTTTGTGGCCCAACTTTAGAGAGTGGAATCTACTACTTACCATCACGCCGCTCCACCGAGTGGAATATTGCTGGGGCATTATGAACCCCTGTTAGGTCACGTGTAAGGGAAGCTAGTATTCTTGCGGGAAAATATGTCCTAGATTTTTTCAACAAGCTCTTTTATGAAGAGAGACCTGGTGAGGACGGCTAGCTTGTCTAACCCCCGGTGGATTACGACTCTACCACAATCAACTATCCTAAGGACTTTCTCCTCAAATATCCTGGTGTCCACGCTAGGGTCGAAGACTAGCTCGTCGATCCCGAAGAGGAAGAGGGGCCCGGGAGCCTTCTCGAGGTCTTCGCGCGAGAGCACTAGCCTGCCGACATGCCGTATAAACACCGGCCTGCCCTTCAAAACCCTGCTGGGTATGAGCCTCTTCAGTATTTCCGGCGTGTCCTGTGGGATGCCCACGAGTTGCGGGCCCGCGTCGGCTAGTGCTAGCACAAGCTTAAAGGCCTGGGATGCCAGGGCGCCGACGCTGAGGCCCATCCTCTTGGCTAGTGAGGACATCTCCTCGTAGGCTGACGCGTCAACCCCCCGTATGACGACGTTCTTAACTTTCCCCCGATCAGACATTACTGCCCACCTCTAGCGCCTGCAACTTGTTCTTCAAATCCCCTATACGTCTGCGGAGCTCCGCGACCCTGTCTGACGTAACGTGCCCCTCCCTCCTGCTACTAAGTGCCAGGTATGCCCCCACGGCGATAACTGCTAGAACTGCAGGCCAGTAGGTCTGTATCCTTTTCGTGGGAGGCTCTAGGCCGATGTTCGAGACCTGCGGCTCGCTCCTCTTTACCTTGTACGGCGGCAGGGAGACGTAGACAATGTCGCCCATGAGGTCAGTCCTCAAGGCTTTGTCCCCTGAAGTAGCTACCGTCTGCTGGGAGAGTATAGTGGAGTTGAACTCCTTGAAGCTAGCAGGGTATAGGGGGCTATCGAGTAGGTTTGAGAGCTTGAGGATGCTAGAGTCTACCAGCTCAGCTGCCTGTCTAAGCCCTCTAGCGAGCTCGCGGAGCTTGGAGGCAGACTCGCGGAGCACGCTGGCCATGAGCCTGAGCTTAGCTGAAGCCGCTCTCATGTTCTCTGCGCCGGCGTATAGCTGGTGTTTCGCCGCGTTATACT contains these protein-coding regions:
- a CDS encoding DNA-3-methyladenine glycosylase; the encoded protein is MEASRVLPQSFYARRPDVVAAELLGKLLVRVIDSNRIAGVIVETEAYFGPEDPASRARHRKGDLAETMRGPVGYTLIYGVHRQWLLNIVAHEEGEYGAVLIRSIKVSDTVVEGPGRLTRYLLVDKKLHKKPVYDPSSGLCILDFRTAGPDCIERRKRVGVRRDLDVPLNFSIRSECYPVFSTHFP
- a CDS encoding coiled-coil domain-containing protein; the protein is MEKAVVATALLVLILAYPLALVQAQAQSPQAEKIQRLISVLQNETARLETFVKNRVSNATKQQELLEQLGLVKALLENASALASSEKYNESLALLREARVELVSIARQLVPEILEARKKFVARSVEAEIRALSNQVRAIQRLAERMQEKGVDASQVLSLLSQASSLLNQASEKLKANDTASAVELVRQAWAKVKEAERLVFSLALQLRARHVSSELERLKAIFNRTYEKLKEINPQVASEFKAWADERIAEIESLVNSGRALEALAKLRATMFEYHEHIAFLAEAKRVENLAQTARQLAVIIRPCNATLADKLVSAANTLLDAVKAKDKAKVLQTSQELRELIAEARFACKARRARGKP
- a CDS encoding cation-transporting P-type ATPase → MDSSAPAYRTLDFESLSIEEALNILRSSPSGLSEEEVARRLAEVGPNEVVEKKENPLVEYLKRYWGPLPWLMEVTAILSYVTGRYIEAIIMVGLLVLNASLGHLHARSSKKAVEALKKRLSIRVSVLRGGVG
- a CDS encoding nitroreductase family protein, with protein sequence MCVDLLLTRRSIRAFQDREVPDELVVKAVDIARHAPSARNRQPWRVIAVRNRATLRELSQVAPGAKPLESAPLALAVVVKPELSPVSFMLDGAIFTTYLWLALHSLGLGAVWIQTLRQPRYAEILGIPPGEVLIAILAAGYPAESPPPRPRKSVEELLTWM